One Salminus brasiliensis chromosome 5, fSalBra1.hap2, whole genome shotgun sequence DNA segment encodes these proteins:
- the gad2 gene encoding glutamate decarboxylase 2: MASHGFWSLGAQNAGDNSSSSTPRAWCQAAAQKFTGGIGSKLCALLNVGEVEKGADPAAAKPGGDSLAESCSCSEKPCLCSKATVGFSHLYSTDLLPALDGDMKTMNFLQEVVDILLAYIVESFDRSTKVIDFHYPNELLQRNNWELSDEPETLDDILISCRATLKYAIKTAHPRYFNQLSTGLDMVGLAADWLTSTANTNMFTYEVAPVFVLLEYVTLKKMREIIGWEDGRGDGIFSPGGAISNMYAMLLARYKMFPEVKEKGMSSVPKLVAFTSEHSHFSIKKGAAALGIGTESVICIKADERGKMIPSDLERRIVEAKQKGFVPFFVSATAGTTVYGAFDPLIAISDICKKYDVWMHVDGAWGGSLLMSRKHRWKLNGVERANSMTWNPHKMMAVPLQCSALLVREEGLMQSCNQMHACYLFQQDKHYDLSYDTGDKALQCGRHVDIFKLWLMWRAKGTIGFEAQIDKCLELSEYLYNKIKDREGYEMVFDGKPQHTNVCFWYLPPGLRYIEDKVEKMKRLHKVAPTIKARMMEYGTTMVSYQPQGDKVNFFRMVISNPAATFEDIDFLIEEIERLGQDL; this comes from the exons ATGGCATCGCACGGCTTCTGGTCTCTGGGCGCCCAAAACGCAGGAGACAACAGCAGCTCGAGCACGC CTCGGGCTTGGTGCCAAGCGGCGGCCCAAAAATTCACAGGAGGCATCGGGTCGAAATTATGTG CGCTGCTGAATGTGGGAGAGGTGGAGAAAGGCGCAGACCCCGCTGCAGCCAAACCGGGAGGAGACTCTCTGGCGGagagctgcagctgcagtgagaAACCATGCCTCTGCTCCAAAGCCACGGTGGGCTTCTCACACCTCTATTCAACAG ACCTCCTGCCCGCGCTGGACGGCGACATGAAGACGATGAACTTCCTCCAGGAGGTGGTGGATATCTTGCTGGCCTACATCGTGGAGTCCTTCGATCGCTCCACCAAGGTGATTGACTTCCACTACCCGAACGAGCTGCTCCAGAGGAACAACTGGGAGCTCTCGGACGAGCCGGAGACCCTGGATGATATTCTGATCAGCTGCAGAGCCACTTTAAAATATGCCATTAAAACCG CGCACCCCAGGTACTTCAATCAGCTCTCCACTGGATTAGACATGGTTGGCCTGGCTGCAGATTGGCTGACGTCGACTGCCAATACTAATAT GTTTACCTATGAGGTGGCTCCGGTGTTTGTCCTGCTGGAATATGTCACTCTGAAGAAGATGAGGGAGATCATCGGTTGGGAAGACGGCCGCGGGGATGGCATATTCTCACCAG GTGGCGCCATTTCCAACATGTACGCCATGTTGCTTGCTCGCTACAAGATGTTCCCTGaagtgaaagagaaagggaTGTCGTCGGTCCCCAAGCTGGTGGCCTTCACTTCTGAGCAT AGCCATTTTTCAATCAAGAAAGGAGCAGCGGCCCTGGGAATCGGCACAGAGAGCGTCATCTGTATTAAAGCGGATGAGAG GGGTAAGATGATACCTTCGGACCTGGAGAGGAGGATAGTGGAAGCCAAGCAGAAG ggtttCGTGCCATTCTTCGTAAGTGCCACTGCTGGTACTACCGTGTATGGAGCCTTTGACCCCCTGATCGCCATCTCTGACATCTGTAAGAAGTATGACGTTTGGATGCATGTGGAT GGTGCCTGGGGAGGGAGCCTGCTCATGTCCAGGAAACACAGGTGGAAACTAAACGGCGTCGAGAG GGCCAACTCCATGACCTGGAACCCTCATAAGATGATGGCAGTGCCCCTTCAGTGTTCTGCTTTGCTggtcagagaggag GGTTTGATGCAAAGCTGCAACCAGATGCACGCCTGCTACCTGTTCCAGCAGGACAAGCACTATGACCTGTCCTACGACACCGGAGACAAGGCCCTGCAGTGCGGGCGGCACGTGGACATCTTCAAACTGTGGCTCATGTGGAGAGCCAAG GGCACCATTGGGTTTGAGGCCCAAATTGACAAGTGTTTGGAGCTGTCAGAATATCTCTACAACAAGATCAAGGACCGGGAAGGCTATGAGATGGTGTTCGATGGAAAG CCTCAGCACACCAACGTGTGTTTCTGGTACCTTCCGCCGGGCCTGCGCTACATTGAGGATAAAGTGGAAAAGATGAAACGCCTACACAAG